The Humulus lupulus chromosome 4, drHumLupu1.1, whole genome shotgun sequence genome has a window encoding:
- the LOC133829126 gene encoding monocopper oxidase-like protein SKU5, with product MDFEVWKENSRNTYNKWDGVARSTTQVFPRAWTTILISLDNSGMWNFRTDNLNSWYLGQETYISVVNSEFVRRIAEAAESILR from the exons ATGGATTTTGAAGTATGGAAAGAAAACAGCAGAAACACTTACAACAAATGGGACGGGGTTGCTCGCAGCACCACACAG GTCTTTCCCAGAGCTTGGACAACAATTTTGATTTCTCTAGACAATAGTGGCATGTGGAACTTTCGAACAGACAATCTAAACTCGTGGTATCTAGGCCAGGAAACGTACATTAGTGTCGTAAACTCTGAGTTTGTGAGAAGAATTGCAGAAGCAGCAGAAA gtatattgagatga